Proteins from a genomic interval of Candidatus Nanopelagicales bacterium:
- a CDS encoding MFS transporter → MTDAEPKRPWLTRNVKVLSAVSLAQDAASEMMYPVLPILLTTVLGAPAAVVGVIEGLAEGLAALLKYVSGRTSDRVGRKAAVATGYGLAAVGKVVIAAALVWPVVLLGRLIDRTGKGIRGAPRDALLAEGVPHSAMGRVYGFHRAADTLGAVIGPLVGLVVLAAAGGNIRVALWVAVVPAVISVLLVALVTEERRRATSDPVGAAPGERHQATASALPRRVRIVAGLLAVIALVNFPDALLLLRMNEVGFSTMAVVATYAAFNLSNAVIAFPAGMLADRWPKARVYAIGLVCFSVGYLGLGLVESGWSVVALLLVYGGFAGITDGVGKAWISGLAPPEVRGHAQGLLQGLSGAAILIAGLWAGLAWESGSGSGAVPLMISGVVSATAAVALFAVGDRLERGKQP, encoded by the coding sequence GTGACCGATGCCGAGCCGAAGCGCCCCTGGCTGACGCGCAACGTCAAGGTGCTGTCGGCCGTTTCGCTGGCACAGGACGCCGCCAGCGAGATGATGTACCCGGTCCTTCCGATCCTCTTGACCACAGTGCTGGGTGCCCCCGCTGCGGTGGTGGGCGTGATCGAAGGGCTGGCCGAGGGCCTAGCTGCTCTTCTGAAGTACGTATCGGGACGCACGTCGGATCGTGTGGGTCGCAAGGCCGCCGTCGCGACAGGGTACGGCTTGGCAGCTGTCGGCAAAGTGGTGATCGCCGCGGCACTCGTATGGCCGGTGGTGTTGCTGGGGCGGTTGATCGACCGGACCGGCAAGGGAATCCGGGGCGCCCCACGAGACGCTCTTCTGGCCGAAGGCGTCCCGCATTCGGCAATGGGCCGGGTGTATGGATTCCATCGGGCCGCCGACACGTTGGGCGCGGTCATCGGGCCGCTGGTGGGCCTGGTGGTTCTTGCGGCGGCCGGCGGCAACATCCGTGTCGCATTGTGGGTGGCAGTGGTCCCGGCGGTCATCAGTGTGCTGCTGGTCGCGCTGGTGACCGAGGAACGGCGTCGAGCAACATCGGACCCCGTTGGCGCTGCTCCTGGGGAGCGACACCAAGCCACAGCGTCCGCTCTACCGCGGCGGGTACGGATCGTGGCAGGGCTGTTGGCGGTGATCGCCCTGGTGAACTTCCCAGATGCGCTGCTGCTGCTGCGCATGAACGAAGTCGGTTTCTCGACGATGGCCGTGGTTGCGACGTACGCGGCGTTCAACCTGTCCAACGCGGTGATCGCCTTTCCGGCCGGGATGCTGGCCGATCGGTGGCCGAAGGCTCGGGTCTATGCCATCGGCCTGGTCTGCTTCAGCGTCGGATACCTCGGACTGGGCCTGGTCGAATCGGGTTGGTCCGTTGTCGCGCTCCTGCTTGTTTATGGGGGCTTCGCCGGGATCACCGACGGGGTCGGCAAGGCGTGGATCTCCGGCCTGGCGCCCCCGGAGGTCCGCGGCCATGCCCAGGGACTCCTGCAAGGACTGTCCGGTGCCGCCATCCTGATCGCCGGGTTGTGGGCGGGCTTGGCGTGGGAATCGGGGAGCGGATCAGGCGCCGTCCCGCTCATGATCTCCGGGGTGGTCTCGGCGACTGCCGCCGTGGCGCTGTTCGCAGTCGGCGACAGGCTTGAACGAGGCAAGCAGCCATAG
- a CDS encoding VOC family protein, protein MSRVVHFEIQADDLERAKQFYAEVFGWKYQDFGAFTGSPYWGVVTGPDDQMGIDGGLLQRPAPAADPGQGVTAFVCTVGVEDFDDTAAKILAAGGRVALPKTALTGMAWQGYFLDTEGNTFGVHQPDPHAA, encoded by the coding sequence ATGTCACGAGTGGTCCACTTCGAGATCCAGGCCGATGACCTGGAACGTGCCAAGCAGTTCTACGCGGAAGTCTTCGGCTGGAAGTACCAGGACTTCGGCGCCTTCACCGGATCCCCGTACTGGGGCGTCGTCACCGGTCCGGACGACCAGATGGGCATCGACGGAGGTCTGCTCCAGCGCCCTGCCCCCGCCGCTGATCCGGGCCAAGGCGTGACGGCGTTCGTCTGCACCGTCGGGGTGGAGGACTTCGACGACACGGCGGCCAAGATCCTGGCGGCGGGTGGCCGAGTGGCACTTCCGAAGACCGCGCTGACGGGCATGGCGTGGCAGGGGTACTTCTTGGACACCGAAGGCAACACTTTCGGCGTGCATCAGCCGGACCCGCACGCCGCCTGA